The following proteins are co-located in the Siansivirga zeaxanthinifaciens CC-SAMT-1 genome:
- a CDS encoding beta strand repeat-containing protein, with translation MKTITFKINNNLKKYIALILFIFVGFTQIQAQCTVPSNFTGAQFVTWLNTNQNTCNGVVIIPNGIDITLLANTTIPSHINRIEIKNGGQILWANNSVELTLAENTAIDIENITDIGKQTGALGSTSSSCNNTRTIYIGGVRYSACTGGGNVCLIFADLIEAGGTPKIDSDVAVIGGVGNNVCFDTAFLDATIGNIPDGITVSSYQWTQTGGPGTSQFSSPTSEDTNVTVSVPGLYEFTITVEIPLGSSGDCLAQIVEIDAIIQLDFLPAITSSYTYSVDANCGKTINFTDTSSDPYPGGAPVVYLWDFGDGTTSTLQNPSHTFSTFGDKTVTLKVSDADGAIADCNNDTSTQIITIADNINPNALCKNITIQLDSSGSATIVPADIDGGSTDACGTITLSASKTSFSCADVGANQVTLTVTDDSGNTDTCTATVTVQDNVPPTALCQNVTIQLDATGNASVTPAQVDNGSSDNCAVDTITLSQTDFTCAEVGDNTVTLTVTDVNGNASTCTATVTVQDNVPPTALCQNVTIQLDATGNASVTPAQVDNGSSDNCAVDTITLSQTDFTCAEVGDNTVTLTVTDVNGNASTCTATVTVQDNVPPTALCQNVTIQLDATGNASVTPAQVDNGSSDNCAVDTITLSQTDFTCAEVGDNTVTLTVTDVNGNASTCTATVTVQDNVPPTALCQNVTIQLDATGNASVTPAQVDNGSSDNCAVDTITLSQTDFTCAEVGDNTVTLTVTDVNGNASTCTATVTVQDNVPPTALCQNVTIQLDATGNASVTPAQVDNGSSDNCAVDTITLSQTDFTCAEVGDNTVTLTVTDVNGNASTCTATVTVQDNVPPTALCQNVTIQLDATGNASVTPAQVDNGSSDNCAVDTITLSQTDFTCAEVGDNTVTLTVTDVNGNASTCTATVTVQDNVPPTALCQNVTIQLDATGNASVTPAQVDNGSSDNCAVDTITLSQTDFTCAEVGDNTVTLTVTDVNGNASTCTATVTVQDNVPPTALCQNVTIQLDATGNASVTPAQVDNGSSDNCAVDTITLSQTDFTCAEVGDNTVTLTVTDVNGNASTCTATVTVQDNVPPTALCQNVTIQLDAAGNASVTPAQVDNGSSDNCAVDTITLSQTDFTCAEVGDNTVTLTVTDVNGNASTCTATVTVQDNVPPTASNPDSISVQCVSDIPAPDVSVVLDENDNCSTKVEFVSDSSLNPDACGGNIMRTYSITDPSGNSINVIQTIIVDDNTPPVIDESNKLDIDIECGITDPNALQNWLDNHAGVTATDNCSTVTWTNDYGQNTSVRCKEGKGITVTFTATDACGNFSQTSAVYHIQDNIPPSITTQASDYLAECDGSGNIQELTDWLASNGGATATDDCSAIEWTNNFTTLSDECGNTGMANVTFTATDACGNTTNTVAKFVIKDNTPPTITVPADVTIECTADESSATNGVATGGDACGLVTITESDVVTTACGNTKTIIRTWTATDECGNSTSADQKITVIDTTPPTITVPADVTIECTADESSASNGVATGADTCGTVTITESDVVTTACGNTKTIIRTWTATDECGNSTSADQKITVIDTTPPTITVPADVTIECTAD, from the coding sequence ATGAAAACAATTACTTTTAAAATTAATAACAATCTAAAAAAGTATATAGCTCTCATACTATTTATTTTTGTTGGATTTACACAGATTCAAGCGCAATGTACAGTACCTAGTAACTTTACTGGAGCACAATTTGTCACCTGGTTAAATACTAATCAAAACACATGTAATGGTGTAGTTATTATACCTAATGGAATTGATATTACATTACTAGCAAACACAACAATTCCATCGCATATTAATAGAATTGAAATTAAAAACGGAGGACAAATATTGTGGGCCAATAACAGTGTAGAACTTACTCTCGCTGAAAACACCGCTATTGATATTGAAAACATTACAGATATTGGTAAACAAACCGGTGCCCTTGGATCTACATCAAGTTCTTGTAACAATACAAGAACCATTTATATTGGTGGTGTAAGATATTCTGCTTGTACAGGAGGAGGTAATGTTTGTTTGATTTTTGCTGATTTAATTGAGGCAGGAGGAACTCCAAAAATAGATTCTGATGTTGCTGTAATAGGAGGTGTAGGGAATAATGTTTGTTTTGATACAGCTTTTTTAGATGCCACTATAGGTAATATACCGGATGGTATCACTGTTAGTTCGTATCAATGGACTCAAACAGGTGGACCTGGTACTTCACAGTTTTCATCACCAACAAGTGAAGATACAAATGTAACTGTAAGTGTTCCTGGTCTATACGAATTTACTATTACAGTTGAAATACCTTTAGGAAGTTCTGGAGATTGTTTAGCTCAAATCGTAGAAATTGATGCTATAATTCAACTTGATTTTTTACCTGCAATTACTTCTTCATATACTTATTCAGTTGATGCTAATTGTGGTAAAACAATAAATTTCACCGATACATCTTCAGATCCATATCCAGGTGGTGCTCCAGTAGTATATCTCTGGGATTTTGGAGATGGTACTACTAGTACTTTACAAAATCCTTCTCATACATTTTCGACATTTGGAGATAAGACAGTTACGTTAAAGGTTTCAGATGCAGATGGTGCTATAGCTGATTGTAATAATGACACTTCAACACAGATTATAACAATTGCTGATAATATTAATCCTAATGCACTTTGTAAAAATATAACTATTCAACTTGATAGTAGTGGTAGTGCCACTATAGTTCCAGCTGATATTGATGGGGGTTCGACTGATGCATGTGGAACAATAACATTATCTGCTTCAAAAACATCTTTTTCATGTGCTGATGTAGGAGCTAATCAAGTAACACTTACTGTTACAGATGATTCGGGTAATACTGATACTTGTACTGCTACAGTAACTGTACAAGATAATGTACCGCCTACTGCGCTTTGTCAAAATGTAACTATTCAACTTGATGCTACTGGTAATGCTTCGGTAACACCGGCTCAAGTTGATAACGGATCTTCTGATAATTGTGCCGTTGATACTATAACGCTTTCTCAAACAGATTTTACTTGTGCTGAGGTTGGTGATAATACGGTAACGCTTACTGTTACTGATGTTAATGGTAATGCTTCTACTTGTACTGCTACAGTAACTGTGCAAGATAATGTACCGCCTACTGCGCTTTGTCAAAATGTAACTATACAACTTGATGCTACTGGTAATGCTTCGGTAACACCGGCTCAAGTTGATAACGGATCTTCTGATAATTGTGCCGTTGATACTATAACGCTTTCTCAAACAGATTTTACTTGTGCTGAGGTTGGTGATAATACGGTAACGCTTACTGTTACTGATGTTAATGGTAATGCTTCTACTTGTACCGCTACAGTAACTGTGCAAGATAATGTACCGCCTACTGCGCTTTGTCAAAATGTAACTATACAACTTGATGCTACTGGTAATGCTTCGGTAACACCGGCTCAAGTTGATAACGGATCTTCTGATAATTGTGCCGTTGATACTATAACGCTTTCTCAAACAGATTTTACTTGTGCTGAGGTTGGTGATAATACGGTAACGCTTACTGTTACTGATGTTAATGGTAATGCTTCTACTTGTACTGCTACAGTAACTGTACAAGATAATGTACCGCCTACTGCGCTTTGTCAAAATGTAACTATACAACTTGATGCTACTGGTAATGCTTCGGTAACACCGGCTCAAGTTGATAACGGATCTTCTGATAATTGTGCCGTTGATACTATAACGCTTTCTCAAACAGATTTTACTTGTGCTGAGGTTGGTGATAATACGGTAACGCTTACTGTTACTGATGTTAATGGTAATGCTTCTACTTGTACTGCTACAGTAACTGTGCAAGATAATGTACCGCCTACTGCGCTTTGTCAAAATGTAACTATACAACTTGATGCTACTGGTAATGCTTCGGTAACACCGGCTCAAGTTGATAACGGATCTTCTGATAATTGTGCCGTTGATACTATAACGCTTTCTCAAACAGATTTTACTTGTGCTGAGGTTGGTGATAATACGGTAACGCTTACTGTTACTGATGTTAATGGTAATGCTTCTACTTGTACTGCTACAGTAACTGTACAAGATAATGTACCGCCTACTGCGCTTTGTCAAAATGTAACTATACAACTTGATGCTACTGGTAATGCTTCGGTAACACCGGCTCAAGTTGATAACGGATCTTCTGATAATTGTGCCGTTGATACTATAACGCTTTCTCAAACAGATTTTACTTGTGCTGAGGTTGGTGATAATACGGTAACACTTACTGTTACTGATGTTAATGGTAATGCTTCTACTTGTACTGCTACAGTAACTGTGCAAGATAATGTACCGCCTACTGCGCTTTGTCAAAATGTAACTATACAACTTGATGCTACTGGTAATGCTTCGGTAACACCGGCTCAAGTTGATAACGGATCTTCTGATAATTGTGCCGTTGATACTATAACGCTTTCTCAAACAGATTTTACTTGTGCTGAGGTTGGTGATAATACGGTAACGCTTACTGTTACTGATGTTAATGGTAATGCTTCTACTTGTACTGCTACAGTAACTGTACAAGATAATGTACCGCCTACTGCGCTTTGTCAAAATGTAACTATTCAACTTGATGCTACTGGTAATGCTTCGGTAACACCGGCTCAAGTTGATAATGGATCTTCTGATAATTGTGCCGTTGATACTATAACGCTTTCTCAAACAGATTTTACTTGTGCTGAGGTTGGTGATAATACGGTAACGCTTACTGTTACTGATGTTAATGGTAATGCTTCTACTTGTACTGCTACAGTAACTGTGCAAGATAATGTACCGCCTACTGCGCTTTGTCAAAATGTAACTATTCAACTTGATGCTGCTGGTAATGCTTCAGTAACACCTGCTCAAGTTGATAACGGATCTTCTGATAATTGTGCCGTTGATACTATAACGCTTTCTCAAACAGATTTTACTTGTGCTGAGGTTGGTGATAATACGGTAACGCTTACTGTTACTGATGTTAATGGTAATGCTTCTACTTGTACTGCTACAGTAACTGTACAAGATAATGTACCGCCTACTGCAAGTAATCCTGATTCTATTTCTGTTCAATGTGTTTCAGATATTCCTGCTCCTGATGTTTCAGTTGTTTTAGATGAGAATGACAATTGTAGTACAAAAGTTGAATTTGTTTCTGATAGTTCATTAAATCCAGATGCGTGTGGTGGTAATATTATGAGAACTTACTCTATCACAGACCCTTCAGGAAATTCAATAAATGTTATTCAAACTATCATAGTAGATGATAATACACCTCCAGTAATAGATGAATCTAATAAATTAGACATTGATATAGAGTGTGGGATTACAGATCCGAATGCTCTGCAAAATTGGTTAGATAATCATGCAGGTGTAACTGCAACCGATAATTGTAGTACAGTAACTTGGACAAATGATTATGGTCAAAACACAAGTGTAAGATGTAAAGAAGGTAAAGGTATTACTGTTACTTTCACTGCCACGGATGCCTGTGGGAATTTTTCACAAACTTCAGCAGTTTATCACATACAAGATAATATTCCGCCAAGTATAACTACACAAGCGAGTGACTATCTTGCTGAGTGTGATGGTTCAGGAAATATTCAAGAATTAACTGATTGGCTTGCTTCCAACGGAGGAGCAACGGCTACCGATGATTGTTCTGCAATTGAATGGACAAACAACTTTACTACTTTATCAGATGAATGCGGAAATACAGGAATGGCTAATGTTACTTTTACTGCAACTGATGCTTGTGGTAATACTACCAACACTGTTGCTAAATTTGTTATTAAAGATAATACACCGCCTACAATAACTGTACCTGCTGATGTTACTATAGAATGTACTGCCGATGAGTCTAGTGCTACTAATGGTGTGGCTACAGGAGGAGACGCTTGTGGATTGGTAACTATCACTGAATCTGATGTGGTGACTACTGCTTGTGGTAATACTAAAACAATTATTAGAACTTGGACAGCTACTGATGAATGTGGTAACTCAACTTCAGCTGATCAAAAAATAACTGTGATTGATACAACACCGCCTACAATAACTGTTCCTGCTGATGTTACTATAGAATGTACTGCCGATGAGTCTAGTGCTTCTAATGGTGTAGCAACTGGGGCTGATACTTGTGGTACGGTAACTATCACTGAATCTGATGTGGTGACTACTGCTTGTGGTAATACTAAAACAATTATTAGAACTTGGACAGCTACTGATGAATGTGGTAACTCAACTTCAGCTGATCAAAAAATAACTGTAATTGATACAACACCGCCTACAATAACTGTACCTGCTGATGTTACTATAGAATGTACTGCCGATTAG
- a CDS encoding SixA phosphatase family protein → MKKLILIRHAKSSWKFNVIDHERPLETRGLNDALLVSKHLLRSQLEVDLVLCSDAIRTKKTAEIFNNCLKIDEKHIVFNHDLYDFEGSSLLKVIKSCNNSVDTLMVFGHNHALTYFVNTFGDRYIDNVPTSGVVIIEFNIDNWKDLKQGKTLQTLFPKDFRELS, encoded by the coding sequence ATGAAAAAATTAATACTTATTAGACATGCAAAATCTTCTTGGAAGTTTAATGTCATAGATCATGAAAGGCCTTTAGAAACAAGGGGTTTAAACGATGCTTTGTTAGTTTCTAAACATTTGTTAAGAAGTCAATTAGAGGTTGATTTAGTTTTGTGCAGTGATGCTATTAGAACTAAAAAAACGGCTGAAATCTTCAATAATTGCTTAAAAATCGACGAAAAGCACATTGTTTTTAATCATGATTTGTATGATTTCGAAGGGTCTAGTCTGTTAAAAGTTATAAAATCCTGTAATAATTCGGTAGATACATTAATGGTTTTTGGACATAATCATGCATTAACATACTTTGTTAATACGTTTGGAGATCGATATATCGATAATGTCCCTACTTCTGGCGTTGTAATTATAGAATTCAATATTGATAATTGGAAAGATTTAAAACAAGGAAAAACATTACAAACATTATTTCCCAAAGATTTTCGAGAATTAAGTTAA